The genomic interval TAGGCAAATTTCAAAAACGGTTGTCCATCTTTGATTTTTGGGAAAAAGTATTTCACAAGACCGCCACCTTTTTGTGCCATTGCAATGAGTTCTTTCACAAAAAAGACGCCATTAGAGTCTTTTAATCCAATGAGGCTTTTACCTTGTAGTGATTTATTGGTGGGGAGAAGAACGTTAGTGCCATCATTTTCATAAATAAAAACATAACCGCTTTTGTCATTGAAAAAACGCAGTTCATCCAATTGTGCCAAAATAGCTTCTTTAATGGTTGCATCAGAGCTGCCTTTGGCTTTTTCTGCTTTATAGATGGTGTTTGCATTGTGTTGCATCATCTCCATAATTGTTTTGAGTTCATTTTCATAAAAGGTATAGGCACTTTTTTCATAATCACTGACAAAGGTCTCGGCGTTACTTTTGGTATTGCTATTAAGATATACCAATTAAACATCCACCTAAGAGTAGCAGTGATAGAACGAGCGAGATTAAAATCCGCGTTGAAATTTTCATTTTTCCCCCTTATTGCTAGTGTCTTTTATTGTAACACAAAATACGATTTATTGCGATATATCTTTAGGACTAATTAATACCCACAAAAGCTTAAAAGAGCGTATGAAAAGTTACAATGGCGGTGAAAAAATTTAGGAGAAGAAATGAATCAGTATGTTGAGTTGTTACGCAACAACACAACGCTTCGTCGCTTAAGCATTATCCAGCTTATTAGCTATTTTGGCGCATGGTTTAGCCACATGGGAATTTATACCCTTTTGATACAGTTAGATGCACCTGTTTGGGCACTCAGTGCGGCGGCGGGATTTACCTTTTTGCCTTCGATGCTTTTAGCCCCTTTTAGTGGCGCGATCATCGATAAAGTTGATACGAAAAAGTTTATGCTTTTTTTAACAGCGATCGAAATTGTAACAGTTTTTTGGCTTATGTTTATCACGTCACTGGACGCTCTGTGGATTTTACTGGGATTGATTTTTATTCGCATGGGAACGGGAAGTATCTACTTTCAAACAGAGATGTCGCTTTTACCCAAACTTTTAAACAATGACGAACTTAAACTTGCCAATGAAATTCACTCGATGATCTGGTCTATTTCGTATGCGTTTGGAATGGCGGTGGCGGGGTTTTATATTCACTACTTTGGAACAACCAGTGCTTTTATTGCCGATATGGTTCTTTATTGCATCAGTTTTTACCTGCTGTTGGGCTTAGATATTCCCTCCATTGCAAGCCAACATGCTTTACATGTAAAGGCAATGATCTGGAGTGGGTTTGTCTATATCAAAGAAAATCCAAAGATTATGCATCTGATTTTTCTGCACGCGAGTGTGGGGCTAACGGCGTATGATGCGCTCATCGCTCTTTTGGCGGATCATCAATACAAACAGTTCTTATCGATTGCGCTCGTGATGGGTTTTATCAACGCTTCGCGTGCGCTCTCTCAGGTTTTAGGGCAATTTTTACTCAGTCGTTATATCACGAAAGAGACTCTTTTTTACATTTTTATCGTTCAAGGTATAGGCATTATCCTCTGGGGTGTGTTGCAGTATGATTTTTACCTCAGTTTTATCGGGATCTTTGTGTGCGGGCTTTTTACGACAAGTTTATGGTCGTACACCTACACGCTTTTACAATACGAAACCGATGAAGCCTTTTATGGCAGGGTGATTGCCTATAACGATATGGTTTTTATGGGCATGTGTACACTCGTCTCTTTTGCCATTGGGATCTTGTTTGAATGGGGGCTTTCGTTGTCACTGATTACAGGTGGGTTGGGATTCTTTTTTATCGTGTTTGGGTTCTATTGGAAGTGGGTTCAAAAAGTGATAAAATAGTTTTTTAGCTCAAAGGAGTGTTATGAATATTCGCACGAAAGTCAAACTGAGCTTTGTTGTGGTTGTTGCAATGTTGCTTTTTTTAGGGGGCATTAGTACGATTATCACCTATCAGATTAAAGAAAATAACATGTTTCGAGAGAACATCTCTTTTATTCTGCTGATGCAAGAAGGCATGAATGATATCATCCTTGAAAGCACTAAACAAGGCGATGCTCTTAAATTAGAACAATTGCATACAGAATTTATGATGTATGAAAAGAATTTTGAAGATTTACGCGCCATACTCTCTTCGCACGTTCATGCTCCTATGCTCAATACGTTTATCGTCAATATTCGCGAAGATAAAATGATCCAAAATTACCTGAATGCGCTGTATGCCAATGAGCATCGCATCGAGTTGATGTACAGTGCGCTTTTTAACCTTGAACGTGAGAAGCTTGATTATGTCACGATCTTTAATGCACTTTATCCCGAAGAAAATCGCGCGCGTCTTGAAATTCAAGAACATCTTTTGCACAATAATCACTTAGATCAGATCAAAGCTTTGAGTGATTTAAGGTACTATAGCAAAGAGACGCTTTACCAACATGGCAATGAAGCCACACTGCAAAAATGGCTCGCACCTATTAATGAGCTTCTTGATGCAACTGCGAATGAAACCGAGGGTGATTTGCATGAAAATTTGCTCTATTACAAGGAAGTTGTCGGCATTATCGCGGAAAAAGCCATTAGCATTGAACGAACCAAAGCGATTGAAAA from Sulfurospirillum multivorans DSM 12446 carries:
- a CDS encoding HD-GYP domain-containing protein; this encodes MNIRTKVKLSFVVVVAMLLFLGGISTIITYQIKENNMFRENISFILLMQEGMNDIILESTKQGDALKLEQLHTEFMMYEKNFEDLRAILSSHVHAPMLNTFIVNIREDKMIQNYLNALYANEHRIELMYSALFNLEREKLDYVTIFNALYPEENRARLEIQEHLLHNNHLDQIKALSDLRYYSKETLYQHGNEATLQKWLAPINELLDATANETEGDLHENLLYYKEVVGIIAEKAISIERTKAIENETITEASNVLDENKNVSIALEKTISQLSNEFIDQMRLIQLFVGMATIVFIVLLAIKVSRNVSLSMDEVEAKIEEGLQEVNALNQEIEDTQKEVIFTMGAIGESRSQETGNHVKRVAEYSKILALHYGLDEEEAEMLKLASPMHDIGKIGIPDVF
- a CDS encoding MFS transporter, whose translation is MNQYVELLRNNTTLRRLSIIQLISYFGAWFSHMGIYTLLIQLDAPVWALSAAAGFTFLPSMLLAPFSGAIIDKVDTKKFMLFLTAIEIVTVFWLMFITSLDALWILLGLIFIRMGTGSIYFQTEMSLLPKLLNNDELKLANEIHSMIWSISYAFGMAVAGFYIHYFGTTSAFIADMVLYCISFYLLLGLDIPSIASQHALHVKAMIWSGFVYIKENPKIMHLIFLHASVGLTAYDALIALLADHQYKQFLSIALVMGFINASRALSQVLGQFLLSRYITKETLFYIFIVQGIGIILWGVLQYDFYLSFIGIFVCGLFTTSLWSYTYTLLQYETDEAFYGRVIAYNDMVFMGMCTLVSFAIGILFEWGLSLSLITGGLGFFFIVFGFYWKWVQKVIK